AGAGCTTTAAAAGGCAAGATATGCTATATAATTCTGGGccttaaatatgcaaaataaaaaaaaaaacaagacgtAAAACAGAGAAATTATTGAGGGCTTTCCATGCCAGAATGAGGAGCAATGCATTTTCCccaaagaaaatggagaagtaTTCAATGAATTCAAGTAAGGTAGAAACATGAATTGTAAAGGGAGCtggctcaatgaaaacaactgaTTAGAGAAATTAACCTGGAAAGGGGAAGATCaagcaatttttgaaaatatccCAGTCAGTAAATGCTGTGATTCTACATTTAGGAGGAAGTTGATTTCCAGCAAAGGGACAATGACATGGCCACAGAGGACATAGAGAATATAGTCCAACAATAATTGAGAGAGCATCTTAATGAGAGCTGATTAGGGAAAAGCCAAATGAACAAGTCAGTACCTCAACAAGACTTTCTTATGCTATGGCAGAAAGTTTCTTATAAAAAGTAAGAAGCTACAGGCCATTTTGTACACAGGCCACATAAATCATAGTAGGTGGAGGAAGAGTCAGGTATCAATATGCAGATATCCAGAAAAAGGTTCCAGCCTCCTAAAAGATGACAAGAATAACACAGCACATACTCTAAACACTGAAACAGTTACCTATTTCCAGACGCACTTCCACCACACTTCCACTACACCCACCCTAACCTAATTCAACTATTATAACATagggaaaaaaagttttagattGTCTTGATGCAACAATTCATAATCAATATTCTAAATCATGTAACTGGTGATTATAGTCCATCTTTATCACACACACCCAAGAGCAACACTTTGACATGGGCCACTCGCTCACACAGGCATATCCAGTCTTTCCAATTGTTGTATAAATGTGTGACACTGTACACCACTTTTTTCTTGTAGGTTCTACCCATAACCTACAGATAATGGTGAGTAAGTACAAGAACATTGTTCTGCTGAAAGAATTAGAGGCCATCAATGACTATCACTTCAGCATAATTAAGTCCTTACTGATCAATGATTTAAAACTTAACAATGAGAGATGAGTATGACAAAATTCAGATTGCTGACTTGATGGAAgaaaagttcccaggtgatgctggttTGGGCAAACTAAGAACTCTTCAAAGAATACCAACACTGGAAGAGGCGACCTTGCTGAAACTATTAGAAAAGTCAAAAGGTAATTGGGAAAAGGGAATTCTCCCCTCCCTGTCACTGTCCCTAAACCCTTCCCAACCTTGAATAGAACCTCGTCTTTGCTACAGTTGATATATCCATTTCCCAATTTATGCCTCAGTGGTCATGACACTGTTGGTATTTTAGATGTCAACAAGTTGACAGCATAGAGCATTCCCATTCCAGCagattcatatattttgaagggTATATCTGGGGTATGGAGTAAAAGCAATAGATAAAAGTTGTCGATGAAAGACTGAAGCCTGGTATGATAAAAAGGTTAGAAAGTGGTGAatcaagccaggtgcagtggattacagcactttgggaggctgagacgggcagatcagttgaggtcaggagtttgagaaagtggtgaaccaaaatttttaaattatgctttatatgttaaatatatcaATTAACCTATTGTTTCATTTGCTCTATTAAGACTATTTACACTATCATCATTATCCTCTCTAGTAACAAAGAGGAGACAATACTTCAATGAAAGCCTACCTGTCAGAGAGATAaactaccttttttaaaaaaacacagatttaattttttttcaaaaggcaaaGTTCAGAATCACCATATAGTTACCTCATAAACCTATATCATATTTCCTTTCATTGGTTTCTGTAATTTGAGTAGATTATCTCTGGAGTATGTCCAAGAAGTTAGACTTGTGAAAACATGACAGTTTTACAAGTGAATAATAGGAGAACGGGATTGGGAAACATCTGACAGAGGCATCTGGAGTTCCCAGGACAGGAAGGATGTGCTCTGTGAACAGGGGAGGAGTAATGAAAGCACTAAGGAGCATGAGACATtgcctgtgcctgtgcctgtgttaTGACCATTGACCTCGTTGAGGCCAGGCTGGATTAATACAGTTGAGTACACTAAAGCACACCTGAATGCTTAAGCAGGAGCTGAGGCAAAATAGTGTAGAGATTGTTTCACCTCCCGCAGATCATCGGCTCTAGGTTTAGAtgtcctccttttttctttattggttttgaataaaattaaatccaTTCCAGCAAAAGGAAAAACCTCATCaaagaagaggaagcagagaaaagtagGTCCAACTATACCTTTAGCGACCACGGACAAGAAGTTCACAGCTGAAGGAGCAGAGGAGACTCCTATAGCTCAGGTAAGCTTGAGGAAGAGGAGCAGGCTTCAGTTCCCACAGAAGAAACTGCCATGGCTCTTCTACTCTGTCTCTCCAGTAGGCAGTTATTTCTTCATTAGTTTTCCATCAAGCTTTCGATTTATCAAATTACATAATAATTACTCTTGTTTGTAAAAGGCAATGAGCTAAACCCTGTACTAAATATATATCACATGTATATATAGTATCTTCAACCCCCAAAAGAGAAGTGTTAACTTGAGTTTCAGATGGGAAAATGCTTTGTCCGTATTTATAAAAACCTAGTTTTTTAATTGCAAGTCAGTACATTCCCAAACACTAGTACTTAGAGGAATGATGTGTATAACTTTCtagtgtctctctctttttttttttttttttttttttttttttttcccatgaagcCATCTATGCCCTGGTCTTACTATAGGCCAGGAAACATATCCCAATCCTTTATGTTTCCAAGAAAGACAACTGACACGTAACAAACCTACTATCCAGTAATGAAAATGTGCTCTATTTAAATTGATGCTGAAAACAAATAACAGGAAAATCAAACcactttcagaaaagaaaaaacccaaccAAAGAAAAGACTGGAACCAAAAGGAGTAAGATGTCCGAGGAGCAGACTCAGCCTCCCTGTCCTGCAGGAGCTGGCATGTCCACAGCCATGGGCCATTCCCCAATTCCCAAGACCTCATCATCAGCTCCACCCAACACTTCCTCAACTGAGTTACACTCTTCCTGGTCCCCTTTTGCTTTGTTCTTCAAccccaaatataaaaattttatctcCTACTTAAAAATAACATGGATAATTAGTTAAATAATTGAATGTATACACTGAGAATTTAACTAAAGTTTAATCTTTTGCTTCTATAGGATGCTTGATAAATTTGATATTATCTCTGACATCAGGAGGTTTTCTGTCCTGTGTTGTTTGGGAGAAAGATAGAGAGGTATGGAGCTCAGAATAGCACAGGTAGATACAGCAGTGAGTTCACTGTTTACTGCTTCAGTCTCTTTTACGCCTCTTCCCTCTGCTCAATAACCTGTTAAAATTTCTTTGACCCACACcatgttcttttcttcctcagcGTTTTCACACACCATAGTCCCTCTTCCTGTAAAACTCTGAAATGACTAAATAGATGTACTCTGTGGATCCCAATATTGATATTCTGTCCTCAGAGAATCATCCCTCAAACCACATTCAGACTAGGTAAAATATTTATGGTATTCACTTTAGTagaatcttatttttttcctaccaATTATGTTAACTATGACTGATACATGTTTGTTTATTCAATTTATTCTGTGTTGTAAGATTACAACCTGCTTGTTGATCTGGTGAATCCTTGTAACCCAGAGATTTCTATGAGTGACAGAAAGTACTGAAATGTGAATCTGCACAGCTAATGAAGGACAAATGAGGGTTATCTAATCCAGCCATGGAAACCATGAAGGTTATATTTTTGTGAGgcctaaagaaataattaaaacaaataaataaagtggtgGAATAGGATGGAGAGTTGAAATTGTGGAaatccaggcagaaggaagactATACACCACGTTTTGGAAAATAAAGTAGTGATTTGCAATTTATAATTACATGTTCATTCTTATTAGGTTGTACTAGTTTTAAAGTGGACTTCccatattttattatatctcaCATCATTGTTCTTCTGATAATATATGAAAACTCCAATACGTTTCTTATTCCAGAAAGGGGAGTAATTATTATTCATGAATAAACACTGAAGAAAAGATTATGGATCATAGTGGGAAAAATCACAATACCatctaattctctctctctcatttttttctactcagGTAAAACATGATTACTCTGGAACTTGAAGAAATGCTTACAACCCACaagtcaaacaaaaaataattaattttttattaattgaaaCCTTCCCAAGCAGATATTAAcaattttttctctgtattttagaTATACtctttatgtttatgttttttgcaatataatatatacatgcaaTATAATAATACAATGATTACTATTTTAGtacttgttttattcatttaactaTTAGATCTATCTTTTCAAGTCCaggaattaaaatacaaattattatttagtGGTAATGTAATGTTGAACTGTATAAAtattacagaatttattttttaaaaattctctatttACTTCCAATATCCCAACCTCAATGCCTGTCCTAGGAACATTCATGCTCCTGTGTCCTTTGAGGCTCCTATTATGTCCTTCAGAGtaattgtataatttatttcatatgtgTACTGTAACTTTCTTGTCAACTTGAATTTTGTTATTACTACTGTTTTAGAAAAGTGTTCCTTGTGTTATGTTAGTTGGCAATATTAATGTAATCAATTAAAGTTACATCCTAGTAAAGTCCAAACACCCACAGATGTTCATTGTGTTTAGTGTGACAGGACAGATCAAATTTGCCTCATTTTGGTGCACAAAGACAACTAACATATTTCTATACGATAAAGGGTCTAAGTAATTTGGTGCTGATAGTTTCATCTCTTTGCACTCTATCCCAACTGGAGCTCAtaattttactttgaattttgatatatttattttgaataatgaatTGTACTACCAAGGTTGAATTCTGATTGTGACATGTAGCAAGAATATTAAGTGGATTGGCTAGTTTTCTCCTAAATGCAAATACTTTCAGCAGTTAATGCATATGATCTAAACATTTGTGCTGTCTcccttctattttatttacttatttatttatttatgaagatagtatggaataaaaatatttaattccatGATACTTAGAAGATAAGATAATCGAAtcctctcatttataaaataataaaaataataattaaaaggcacagagtttTCTGATATGTCCATGTCCAAATTCAAGGTGACAGTTAGAATGACACATTCAATTCCTCTCTCATGCCcctcaaaaaaattacaaactgcTATGAATTCAACTAACATTTCATGTGATTGACTGCTTTATAACCCTACATACATATCTTCTAAGTTAGCCCCTTAAATTTACCTCCAGATTTTCTTACACACTCTGTAAGAGACCTTGCATATAAATGCAATTATAGAATTGATGAATAATAGCTTCAGTGTGTGAGATACTACAATACGGGAACCATAGATGTAGTCAGGAATGAAAAATGGCACAATATCAAGTGGGAGGAAGGAGATACATTTTGATTACTCTACTTTCATCTAAGAACAATTGACTACAAGCTAAAATTGATATGtagaattcacatttttaatcAAGGTGGGAACTGGATAGAGGAACATTAGTTTGCCAAAGGAGTAAATGATTTTGTTTAGGCTTCAGGAGCGCTAGATTCCTTACCTGTTATTCAGATAGTCCAGCAGGTAGGAAGAAAATCCAAACAATATCTTTGCACTCATTTCTAAGTAGAagattttttaatgatattaagGAAATAGTATTCTTATAAGCTTCAAAGGAACATTCAAAGGGATTATAATACCTGTGCTAAGtaataaagtatttaaagaaattagGGTGACAGGGAAATAATTTCATATAGTGCTCAAGAGAAAGGGTTTTGAATAAGACAAATCTGATTTGAATCCTGAATTTGACAGTCACTAGTTGATTGATATTGGGGAAATAGTTTCATTGATCCTCTAAAATAATGGAAGTCTCCACTTCATCAGGATggtttaaatattaaatgagacaatgaatatttatgcatataagtttatatatatataaaacttacaTAACATATCTCACTGCCTAGTACATCATGAGAAATTAATCTATGGtaagcattatttttcttatcaagGCGAAGATATTGGAAAGGGATCTAATGAAAATGACATATGCGAATTCTCTAAagtgtgaaactgcactgtgagtTCTGTACAACTAAAATTCTATAAGGAGTTTCTATGGAGAAACTATGGAAAGATACggcaaagaataaaaattgagAGTTGGGGCAGGTGGTAGAGTATAGCTGTTtgtcagaaataaagaaatagaaaattcatcatgaaaaacagaaaaaacctaaaaattttaTGCAGAAGAATGTGTGATCACATTGacattttagcaaaaaaaaaaaaaaaaaaaggtgctatGGTAACTGTTCTAGAAGTATGTATTAGAGCGATGTTAGATTAGAGACAGAGATATCAATTAGAATCAATGATGTGCCCAAGTCAGCTCTCACCAGAAAACTTATTGctaaatatttggggattttatgAGCTGTTTGTTACATTTTTGGAAGTTTGAAATTAGCCATAGTGGAAATATTTATGCCAGCAAAATATGCAAATGCTTCaaatagatattttctaaaattgggCAGCTAGTTTACCAGGACACCACGGAAGGTTGCTTCAGATTTCTATTTAAGAAGGAGAAAGATAAACAGGGCTTTGATGAATGGagtaaaatatttcttgaagcTATATCCTCATGACTGTGTGACTAATTAAGTGATGatgttgagaaagagaaaagatttaaGGAGCATTCAAAGATAATTCAAGAATATTATCCAGGCATCTGTATAAATGGTGCTACTGTTCACTAACATCAAGAGAGCAGAGAAGAGCACAGTCTAGGAGTGAAAACGTGTTGTTTGGACAAGGTGAATTTGAGCTACCTGTTGGATATCTAAGAAATATCTCTCTATCAATCTGAAGATGTATAGATCTGTATAAACAGATCTggaacaaaaaaaagtaattttgtacTTGGGAGGTATGCATTTGTACATTTAGAGATACATGTTAAAATTATGGGTTTCGATGATATTATCTAAAATCATTATATAATTCTACGCTTACACTAATAGAaaattgagcacttactatgtttgGGGAAGTGAGATAATAATGAAGCTATAATAATTATTCCCAAATCATAGATAAAGATACTGATGCTCAGAAACTGTAAACAGTACACACCGATTGAAACAACCAGTTAGTGGTGGAACTGACATTGCAGCCCAGGCTGTGTAGATTTAGAATGCAGATTCTTAAGCAAGGTGAATGAGAAGATCAGCCTGCCATAGATGGAGCCATAGAAAAGatggatatatatttaggagtGACTACAAGTAAAGGATACTACAAATGAGAATGAAATTATGTACACAGAGAGGTCAAAGGTAAAGTGGAAATACGTATAATATGCATCAAAAATAAGTTTAACAAGGAAGATGGTCAACAGATATCATGTCAGACTCAAATAAACAAGGAAGTCTTGGAATAATTTCAtcttatatgaaaaaatgctataCTTTAGTGAAGTGCAATTGCTGACTCACAGAAGAAAAGCATGACTGGCTCTCCATAACATCATACTAAATATCTCATTCTCCAAAAGCACACTAACAACAAGCACAGAGGTTCACAATAGGAGCCTTGATAACACTAACCAAACTTAAATTCAAGTACaaatgattaaaatggaaatagtgaCATAATTAggcacacagacatatatatgcACGTAAATCGTTCCACATCTCAGATTCCCTAATTCAACAATCCTTGCATTTCAGTTGAAACAACAGTAACTGTACTGTGAAAAACCTTACCTGATATCCTCCTGCCAACATCCTGCCTAATTAAAATCTTCCCTGAATGTTTTGCACTGAGTAAATAAGCTATTCCTTGTCACCTGTGGTTCTGCCTCACTGCCTTTGTGGAACTCCTGCTCCGTTTAAATGTACCCATAATGGGCATGAGAGCATATCTCTATTCAGGCTCCAGACCATGGCTGGGAGCAAGCAGACTCAAAAGATGGCAATACCTTAAAGGAGATTGTTGAGAGAGAAACAATGACCGTTGAGACTGGAGTAAAAGAATAATGTGGCCAATGGGAAAAACAGGCATTGTGCATAATGAGGGGAATTATAAACAGAGCTTCGTCTCAACTGGTAGGAGATTTCATTGtccttcttatttttccttcagggTTGGGAAGACCAAGAAgaacaataaaagacaaaaacattataATTGAAATCTGCAAGTGGAAATAAAGAATCCTCCTTCAAATCAATTAGGTGGCATTAGTACCAATGTTGTAAAAGTTGAGATGCTTATTTAAAGAATAGATTCAGAAGATATATCCTAGCCTATGAAGAGTTTTTATATCTGAGTTGCAGATTAGGTTGCTTTCGTTTCTAATTTCTTTGcctaaattctgttttttttttaagaatactaAAATTTTCATCTATAACACtcataatgtaaaaaataaattttcattttcaaagaacaTTGTTCCCCCTAAGTGTTGGATATGTTCTCTTCAGTTCATTAGTTAGCTGTGTGAGCCTGAGCGCTTTGTTTACTGTGAGGGACATGCTAGCAAGggtggagacagacacacagggcCTCATTAGTATTGGGGTCCACATTGTGATTTCCATAGGATGAGGCCCCCAGTGAGAGTCATGTGTATATTTATGCAGCCAGTGCTTACATGAATAAACACTGTGCCCTCAAGAAGGGTTCAGTAGGTCCAGAGGCAAGGATTCCTTTATGCAATTATATCCCCCACATTTGGGTAATTGATTCCTCTGAAGGGACAACAGTGGTGATTTGCACAAAGGTACCAGTGTGTGAGGGAACCTTACCCCTTCCTAGTTGGTTATGCAGAAGAATGTGGATCACATTGGATCAAAATGGATTATCATATCCCATTTATTTCATGTGTAAATACATCTCATTATTAGTACTACaagtatattttcatattctcACATTTTAAATGCATAGGTTCCAGACAAAAGTTACTCAGGTAGGTATACACGTAGAGTGAAAGgcaataaaaagcaaatgaaatttaCTCTAAATGACAGTAAATGTCatctaaataaatgtaatatctaaaatcaatattttaaaagtaactatTGTCTTCTGTTTCTAATAACTGCAAAGCAGCATATCCTTCACAAGCAATAATATAACTCAGAATAATATGAGGTGACAGTTTTTAGGCTTTGAACCATAGACAGCACAAAGATAAGATCGCTGATAGGAGGCAAATTCACATGGTAAGCGCCACAGTTTCCCAAGTTCTCTGGCCTGGGAGGCCTTCCTGACTATAAGCCAGTGAGCACTTGTCAAAGGCAAGTACAGCTGTCACACAGGGGTGAGGAGTGACGACCAAATTTATGgtacctgaatagctgggatctaGAGAAAAGGGATCTATAGAGAGACAGTAGCATTCATTAGCTGAGTCCTGAGCTGCACATGTAGGAGGTGAAACAGTGTGAAGCTCACCAGAGAGTAGCTGTTATGGGGCTGAAGATAGAACAGAAATACATGAAAGGGAACAGTGTTGGGGGATATTGTAGGTTGCTAGAATGGAGATACATCTTTTGTACCATGAGCATCTATCTCACAAAACAGGAAGGTTGCACCTGAGGAGTAAAGATTGTGTGGTAGACTAAGGACTACTCTAGACACATCCTAGCAAAGCCTGAAACCAAGCCTCATCATGATTCTGAGAAAAGAGAGAATGTgagttttttcaaaataaaggagCACAGAAAACTTGTTAGGATTTGCATAAACATATCATAGCAACCCGTAAAACCAAGCCTACAAGTATGAATGATCAGACAATAATTGAAACGTCATGAGAATAGCAGCAGCAACAACTACAACGTCTTCAAAGATTGTCCAATAATCAAAAATCTGTAtaagatattatttatataatgcaGGATCCAATTCAAAGTTACAAACCTgcagtgagagaaaaaaatgtgatccATATTCAAGAGAGAAATTAGGGGAAACATCCAGTAGAAACTGATGATGGAATGgcacagtattttattttccaaagctgTTAGGGCAGTTATCAAAAATATGTGCGATAATCTGagataaaatattatcaaataattaaaagcaaatgtGACCTAAATAAGTGAATAGATAAGGAGACTCAGTAGAGTACCAAGTTAAGATTCTTGaactg
The genomic region above belongs to Piliocolobus tephrosceles isolate RC106 chromosome 1, ASM277652v3, whole genome shotgun sequence and contains:
- the PYHIN1 gene encoding LOW QUALITY PROTEIN: pyrin and HIN domain-containing protein 1 (The sequence of the model RefSeq protein was modified relative to this genomic sequence to represent the inferred CDS: inserted 2 bases in 1 codon; deleted 2 bases in 1 codon), which codes for MVSKYKNIVLLKELEAINDYHFSIIKSLLINDLKLNXMRDEYDKIQIADLMEEKFPGDAGLGKLRTLQRIPTLRGDLAETIRKVKLLVLNKIKSIPAKGKTSSKKRKQRKVGPTIPLATTDKKFTAEGAEETPIAQKRKNPTKEKTGTKRSKMSEEQTQPPCPAGAGMSTAMGHSPIPKTSSSAPPNTSSTELHLINLILSLTSGGFLSCVVWEKDREAPDHGWEQADSKDGNTLKEIVERETMTVETGVKE